Proteins from one Sphingomonas sp. HF-S4 genomic window:
- a CDS encoding 2-hydroxyacid dehydrogenase, which produces MRVAIFNTKAYDRRFLTQANAGFGHDLHFLEPRLDLATAPLAAGHQAVCVFVNDVLDAGVLGKLAEGGTKLVALRCAGFNNVDIAAAERLGITVVRVPAYSPHAVAEFTIALLLAVDRKVPRAWARVRENNFALDGLIGRNLHGRTAGVIGTGKIGALVARTLRLGFDCEVLASDVVEDPELAAIGVRYVDCATLLAEAEIVTLHCPLTPETRHLIDADVIARARDGLVIVNTSRGALIDTAALIGGLKARKVSAVALDVYEQEADLFFEDLSDEIVSDDLFQRLLTFPNVLVTGHQAFLTEEALEAIARTTLSSISDAEAGRALANRVDTRLVAGSR; this is translated from the coding sequence ATGCGTGTCGCGATTTTCAACACCAAGGCCTATGATCGGCGCTTCCTGACGCAGGCTAATGCCGGGTTCGGGCACGACCTCCATTTCCTCGAGCCCCGGCTCGACCTGGCGACTGCGCCGCTCGCGGCGGGGCACCAGGCGGTATGCGTGTTCGTCAACGACGTGCTCGACGCGGGGGTGCTCGGAAAGCTCGCTGAGGGCGGCACGAAGCTGGTCGCGCTGCGCTGCGCCGGGTTCAACAATGTTGATATTGCCGCGGCCGAGCGGCTCGGGATCACGGTGGTGCGCGTGCCCGCCTATTCGCCGCATGCCGTGGCCGAATTCACCATCGCGCTGCTGCTCGCGGTCGATCGCAAGGTGCCAAGGGCTTGGGCGCGCGTGCGCGAGAATAATTTCGCGCTCGACGGGCTGATCGGGCGCAACCTTCACGGCCGCACCGCCGGCGTGATCGGCACCGGCAAGATCGGCGCGCTGGTAGCGCGGACGCTGCGGCTCGGCTTCGATTGCGAGGTATTGGCAAGCGACGTCGTCGAGGATCCCGAACTCGCCGCGATCGGCGTGCGCTATGTCGATTGCGCCACGCTGCTGGCAGAGGCGGAGATCGTCACGCTGCACTGCCCACTGACTCCTGAGACGCGCCACCTGATCGACGCCGATGTAATCGCGCGCGCTCGCGATGGCCTGGTCATCGTGAATACTAGCAGAGGCGCGCTGATCGACACTGCCGCACTGATCGGCGGGCTCAAGGCCCGGAAGGTCAGCGCGGTGGCACTCGACGTCTATGAGCAGGAGGCCGACCTGTTCTTCGAAGACCTCTCCGATGAGATCGTCTCGGACGATCTGTTCCAGCGGCTGCTCACCTTTCCGAATGTGCTGGTGACCGGGCATCAGGCCTTCCTCACCGAGGAAGCCCTGGAGGCCATCGCGCGCACCACGCTGTCGAGCATTAGCGATGCCGAGGCGGGCCGTGCGCTCGCCAATCGCGTCGATACCCGGCTGGTTGCGGGATCGCGCTGA
- a CDS encoding polyphosphate kinase 2 family protein yields MAIDLSDYEAGDAFDGHYKKALKKLQKRLSRIHYAHIVHKRRAIVVFEGWDAAGKGGIIQRLTAEWDPRYYEVWPISAPTPEELAHHFLWRFWRRLPAQHNIAIFDRSWYGRLLVERVEGFAKEAEWRRGYDEINDFEAQQVETGATLVKVFVHVTQTTQDERLRARLDHPWKRWKTGLDDYRNRAKRADYLEAMAEMFERTDTKLARWIVVDGNDKKAARIAALTAIADALEKRVPMEPPELDPEVEKIARKALGR; encoded by the coding sequence ATGGCGATCGATCTCAGCGACTACGAGGCGGGCGACGCCTTTGACGGGCACTATAAAAAGGCGCTCAAAAAGCTCCAGAAGCGGCTCAGCCGCATCCACTATGCGCACATCGTGCACAAACGGCGCGCGATCGTCGTTTTCGAGGGCTGGGATGCTGCGGGCAAGGGCGGGATCATCCAGCGGCTTACCGCGGAATGGGATCCGCGCTATTACGAGGTCTGGCCGATCTCGGCGCCGACTCCCGAGGAACTGGCGCACCATTTCCTCTGGCGCTTCTGGCGGCGGCTGCCCGCACAGCACAATATCGCGATCTTCGACCGCAGTTGGTATGGCCGGTTGCTGGTCGAGCGGGTCGAGGGCTTCGCCAAGGAGGCGGAGTGGCGGCGCGGCTATGACGAAATCAATGATTTCGAGGCCCAACAGGTCGAGACCGGCGCGACACTGGTCAAGGTGTTCGTTCACGTCACCCAGACAACGCAGGACGAGCGGCTACGCGCGCGGCTCGACCATCCCTGGAAACGCTGGAAGACCGGCCTCGACGATTATCGCAACCGGGCGAAGCGGGCGGATTATCTCGAGGCGATGGCCGAGATGTTCGAGCGCACCGACACCAAGCTTGCCCGCTGGATCGTGGTGGACGGCAATGACAAGAAGGCGGCGCGCATTGCCGCGCTGACCGCGATCGCCGATGCGCTGGAGAAGCGAGTGCCGATG